In Fervidobacterium nodosum Rt17-B1, one genomic interval encodes:
- a CDS encoding PD-(D/E)XK nuclease family protein has protein sequence MRKAYIVPLDDNHFELVADKIANIYLENPMDFLFIGPTGFYVRQIADIVAERSGKTINRDAFLVINQYVTEFLKKNNYQAEVLDRDFYTVYISKIIDELYDSEKDKQNSENSDRLLLLRTLSKSNTIVHYIVEIFEKLWEIELHGSTENLTNQYDVVNQLMNDTSVFAQIIRDILSEMKSVAKELQSRYMYDPMNIYKWYVENARDLEVNRKYLVISGFFNLSLLTSQALAELVKKSENTIFFVWQKVNDSAFSQIDEIYDFLEKNSFEFDDSFCNKKVVNLEELIKNKSIGEVDVENQYNEYHYIVKQVKSLIIEGVNPEEVGIVVPNTNIAYRLMDEFDEAGIPYRYSGKNPLTESHIIKILLQPLLTIEEGYRPEDLLAVIESPLVEKRELTMDEIEDLFKEYEYYSIRMKPSEMRNKEDRRKNFFEKLERDIAELESKKEEYDIEEDVYLSSVERLEKLKKFKEIMEELFGLLDNIHENWGSKDFFEWYKEFIKSSILKFGDILENYEIMSSQKSVIRSVGKEINALSKFINVLNKLEIYVQKLRESKLSKVTSWSKLFKLFVVLLNSNGYRETFKSANVVDIIDIPTSKFVKKKYKFFVDFIDDYYPSIGKINPLLYRTTNQRSRIYDLLEESERSSVFLSIIFSQNSYLIFPKSTNTGDPLVPSKYLSELAHNHIEAKISSDDIFKKIDYDIYKLAQSASQIIEVKREDFVVGESNITEFSHSRIATYLSCPMLFYYSNIATLPEKTKENNLALMEGIITHRVLAKLFDINYPKNVYSLLNYNDGVLKELIEESAESFSEGIFKYKIPKKILSDEIFDKLSVYLREFADSKYLITLGQKSKTLPLRLDSSKKSKEGTKDLYTDETLKTELSVECEVGRYHVIGRIDRIDKILDEENKYAIIDYKNSLSSIRFEQLILYDYLILKDEKKENLLWKKEIKENGSHVFLMFLKIGQEKLEYRYIKKENQEEPVYIIEILEPNVSFTLNDFEGWLVSTMDDIALKGIFTPVFLMNQSRTFFSILSEKGNIDKSKIKGDMSKILFENRKCRGYNNVCPYEPLCSAYEIYGVKLLKE, from the coding sequence ATGAGAAAAGCGTACATAGTACCCTTGGATGATAATCATTTTGAACTGGTAGCCGATAAAATAGCGAATATTTACTTAGAAAATCCTATGGATTTTCTTTTCATAGGCCCCACTGGGTTCTATGTAAGGCAGATCGCTGATATAGTTGCTGAAAGATCCGGGAAAACGATAAACAGAGATGCCTTCTTGGTTATAAACCAGTACGTTACGGAGTTTCTGAAGAAGAATAATTATCAAGCTGAAGTTTTGGATAGAGATTTTTACACAGTTTACATTTCGAAGATTATAGACGAGCTTTACGATTCGGAAAAGGATAAACAGAATTCTGAGAATTCCGATAGGTTGCTGCTCCTCAGAACCCTTTCGAAATCAAATACGATAGTTCATTACATAGTTGAAATATTCGAAAAACTCTGGGAAATTGAATTGCACGGAAGCACAGAAAATTTAACAAATCAATACGACGTTGTGAATCAACTGATGAACGATACATCGGTTTTTGCTCAGATTATTAGAGACATCTTAAGTGAGATGAAAAGTGTCGCGAAAGAATTACAATCAAGGTATATGTACGATCCAATGAACATATACAAGTGGTACGTAGAAAATGCCAGAGATTTAGAAGTAAATAGAAAATATCTTGTCATCAGCGGATTTTTCAACCTATCACTTTTAACAAGTCAAGCATTGGCTGAGCTGGTTAAAAAGTCGGAAAATACGATATTTTTTGTTTGGCAAAAAGTAAACGATTCAGCGTTTAGTCAGATTGATGAGATCTACGATTTTTTAGAAAAAAATTCATTTGAGTTTGATGACTCATTTTGTAATAAAAAAGTTGTGAATTTAGAGGAGTTAATTAAAAATAAGAGCATAGGCGAGGTGGATGTTGAGAATCAATACAACGAATATCATTATATAGTAAAGCAAGTCAAAAGCCTGATTATAGAAGGTGTTAACCCGGAAGAAGTAGGCATTGTTGTTCCAAATACTAATATAGCTTACAGGTTAATGGATGAATTTGATGAAGCAGGTATACCGTACCGATACAGTGGGAAAAATCCACTTACGGAAAGTCATATAATTAAGATACTTTTGCAACCTTTGTTAACTATAGAGGAAGGGTATAGACCGGAAGATTTACTTGCGGTAATCGAATCACCACTCGTTGAAAAAAGAGAACTGACGATGGATGAGATAGAAGATTTATTTAAAGAGTACGAGTATTATTCCATAAGAATGAAACCATCGGAAATGAGAAATAAAGAAGATAGAAGAAAAAATTTCTTTGAAAAGTTGGAAAGAGATATCGCGGAACTTGAGTCGAAGAAAGAAGAGTACGACATTGAAGAGGATGTTTATCTATCTTCTGTGGAGAGGCTTGAGAAGTTAAAGAAATTCAAAGAGATAATGGAAGAACTTTTCGGTTTGCTAGATAACATACATGAAAATTGGGGAAGCAAAGATTTCTTTGAATGGTATAAAGAGTTTATAAAGTCATCGATTTTGAAATTTGGGGATATTTTAGAAAATTACGAAATAATGTCCTCACAAAAAAGCGTCATTAGAAGTGTGGGTAAAGAGATTAACGCTCTATCCAAGTTTATAAACGTCTTAAACAAATTGGAAATATACGTTCAGAAATTGAGGGAGAGCAAACTCAGTAAAGTGACAAGCTGGAGTAAATTGTTTAAGCTCTTTGTTGTACTATTGAATTCAAATGGATATAGGGAGACATTTAAATCTGCGAATGTTGTAGATATAATCGATATTCCGACATCGAAATTTGTAAAGAAAAAGTACAAATTCTTCGTGGATTTCATAGATGATTATTACCCATCCATAGGTAAAATAAATCCACTTTTGTATCGAACAACGAATCAACGTTCACGGATATATGATTTGCTTGAAGAAAGTGAAAGAAGTTCAGTTTTTCTTTCAATAATATTCTCTCAAAATTCGTATTTGATATTTCCAAAATCCACAAATACAGGTGATCCACTAGTCCCGTCGAAATACTTATCTGAATTGGCACATAACCACATAGAAGCAAAAATATCGAGCGATGATATTTTCAAGAAGATAGATTACGATATATACAAGCTTGCGCAATCTGCAAGTCAAATCATAGAAGTGAAAAGAGAGGACTTTGTCGTTGGAGAAAGTAACATAACCGAATTCAGCCACAGCAGAATTGCGACTTACTTATCATGTCCAATGTTGTTTTACTATTCAAATATAGCTACTTTACCAGAGAAAACTAAGGAAAATAACCTTGCTTTAATGGAGGGTATAATCACACATAGAGTATTGGCAAAATTATTTGATATAAACTATCCTAAAAATGTATATTCGTTGTTAAACTATAACGATGGGGTCCTTAAAGAACTTATAGAAGAATCTGCCGAATCATTTTCAGAAGGTATATTTAAGTACAAAATTCCGAAAAAGATATTGTCGGATGAGATATTTGATAAGCTTTCAGTTTACTTGAGAGAGTTTGCAGACTCAAAGTATTTAATAACGCTTGGGCAAAAAAGTAAGACGCTACCTTTAAGATTGGATAGTTCAAAAAAATCAAAAGAGGGTACAAAAGACTTATACACAGATGAAACTCTTAAGACAGAATTAAGTGTTGAATGTGAAGTTGGAAGGTATCATGTTATTGGAAGAATCGATAGAATAGACAAAATTCTTGATGAGGAAAATAAATATGCGATTATCGATTACAAAAATTCCCTAAGTTCGATAAGATTCGAGCAACTTATTCTTTATGACTATCTAATCTTGAAAGATGAAAAGAAAGAAAACCTTCTTTGGAAAAAAGAAATAAAAGAAAATGGTTCCCATGTATTTTTAATGTTTCTCAAAATCGGTCAAGAAAAGCTAGAGTACAGATATATCAAAAAGGAAAATCAAGAAGAGCCAGTTTATATTATTGAAATTTTAGAACCTAACGTTTCTTTTACATTAAACGATTTTGAAGGATGGCTTGTTTCAACGATGGACGATATAGCGTTGAAAGGTATTTTTACGCCGGTTTTCTTAATGAATCAAAGTAGGACGTTCTTCTCTATTCTAAGTGAAAAAGGAAATATTGACAAATCAAAAATTAAAGGAGATATGTCTAAAATATTGTTTGAAAATCGAAAATGCAGAGGATATAACAATGTCTGCCCCTACGAACCACTTTGCAGTGCGTATGAGATATACGGTGTAAAACTTTTAAAAGAATAA
- a CDS encoding O-antigen ligase family protein: MLSILEEIVWYTTIPLVALFAHRQYTYEFSTPKYAILTIATFILGFYLLYRLFKNKEIKFFATPVHFTWLAFSIIALLSTMNTFQDNRFFFRQAIDIGLYLFLNVLLSFYFSSIINKKEYIVRFLFIFVLTGLFIAINAILNFYIGYDILLGNVGAPFERASIKANIGNVIFVSNYLNMLLPIAIYFVASLDFGYLNIKRLWTVYLFKIVSLISAILYFDVIVFSQTRSEYLALVIELILFVFAYFFYLRKKEDKIAEELKKKDPKTLKRLLRFREMSILIFILMAIIIVVVYNIPTPFNNYASFKMTDRFSAMSSVSSRDERFLSWFSTIYIWKNHKILGQGIGTYQVYGLYGISDLIEAHPEYNYGWNNFKRAHNDYFQVLSETGILGLSAIVLMLILLVMYVVKNIRKVEDKDDAILFFMLVLSGIIFAFQSVFSFPGHLLPNALLANFVISIGLGKYFNKVNGKEYTIKGAKAIALAIILISVTGLSTYLRWNHFISEVYFRNGNVAYATLSELRNNLSKIDEYLKQLDSIESDLNNFTGQFQALSPQNWHNLKKAEAQRLNLQYNELQAESERQRNIENIRAQINAQRNNLINQKNLLPQQINEQYKIAKENLIKSVKLNHTYGKSYFYLAALAADPIRVDELKNLLKSDPESVLNQRADEYQKLIPEKFKYAYYSKLAGYIKNNPDFLNQVDVATIQAIIDSISLYELSLQTFTERNTFRSLAMRYNSLYSLNNFALGKINDSELEKLLSSYSKEFFNKYGTWVRKTVDIMPGGWNRFPDWKNIDIELATMYGQDIYRFFAVLTAQTLNPINVESRELLVDLAMREIEACKYMELKGVWGVPDGVFDYLHELAHEYQTVGEYQESVYTYNQLVDWYKESYEYISKKLSNTSYWEKTFNDFIENSKNELDKILADDEKGYLSNSLTPIFVNLLNSAYKEFTSIDFTNIEKDFIEALSKNPSAYWPGIAKKSAWKTITQAKMDDFSNQISALSFSEEARQEIQILMNNVVNFSGGLLYERYKRFVAHYDMVKSEFLNTVNGLLEKYNKASEKEIISDWGEIAFNSPKYEKKEDVIKYLEDILAKYK, from the coding sequence GTGTTGTCCATTCTTGAAGAGATAGTCTGGTACACAACTATTCCATTGGTAGCGCTTTTTGCTCATAGGCAGTACACTTACGAATTCAGTACACCGAAGTACGCTATTTTAACTATCGCAACCTTTATTTTAGGCTTTTATTTGCTCTATCGCCTGTTTAAAAACAAGGAAATTAAATTTTTCGCAACACCTGTTCACTTCACTTGGCTTGCTTTTTCTATAATCGCCTTACTATCAACGATGAACACATTCCAAGATAACAGATTTTTCTTCAGACAAGCGATAGACATAGGTCTTTACCTCTTCTTAAATGTTTTACTTTCGTTTTATTTTAGTTCAATCATTAATAAAAAGGAATATATTGTGAGATTCTTATTTATATTCGTTTTAACAGGTTTATTTATCGCTATAAATGCTATTCTCAATTTTTACATTGGCTATGATATTTTACTTGGAAATGTCGGGGCACCATTTGAAAGAGCGAGTATAAAGGCGAATATAGGTAATGTTATTTTTGTTTCAAACTATTTGAACATGCTCCTTCCCATAGCGATATATTTCGTAGCGAGTTTGGATTTTGGATATTTGAACATCAAAAGGTTATGGACTGTGTACCTTTTTAAAATAGTATCATTAATTTCTGCAATCTTGTATTTTGATGTTATAGTCTTTTCTCAAACAAGATCTGAGTATCTTGCGTTGGTGATTGAGTTAATTTTGTTTGTTTTTGCTTATTTCTTCTATTTAAGAAAGAAAGAAGACAAAATTGCAGAGGAATTGAAGAAAAAAGACCCGAAGACTTTAAAAAGATTACTCAGATTTAGAGAAATGTCTATTCTAATATTTATATTAATGGCAATTATTATTGTTGTAGTATACAACATTCCAACACCATTCAACAACTACGCATCATTCAAGATGACAGATAGATTCAGTGCCATGTCTTCTGTTTCAAGTAGGGATGAAAGATTTCTCTCGTGGTTCTCAACGATTTACATTTGGAAAAATCACAAAATCCTTGGTCAAGGTATCGGTACATACCAGGTATATGGTTTGTATGGTATTTCAGATCTAATAGAGGCTCATCCAGAGTACAATTACGGTTGGAATAATTTCAAAAGAGCACACAACGATTACTTCCAGGTGCTTTCTGAGACAGGTATTTTAGGTCTTAGTGCCATAGTTTTAATGTTAATCTTACTTGTAATGTATGTTGTAAAGAACATTAGAAAAGTTGAAGATAAAGATGATGCGATTCTGTTCTTTATGTTGGTTTTGAGTGGAATTATTTTCGCATTTCAAAGTGTTTTCAGCTTCCCAGGGCATTTGCTTCCAAATGCGCTACTTGCGAATTTCGTTATAAGCATCGGACTTGGAAAGTACTTCAATAAGGTTAACGGTAAAGAATACACAATTAAAGGAGCAAAAGCAATCGCTTTAGCTATTATTTTGATATCGGTAACCGGTTTGTCTACATATCTTAGATGGAATCATTTCATATCTGAAGTTTATTTCAGAAATGGAAACGTTGCATATGCGACGCTTTCTGAGTTGAGAAACAATTTAAGCAAAATTGATGAGTACCTTAAGCAACTTGATAGCATAGAATCTGATTTGAATAATTTCACAGGTCAATTTCAAGCACTGTCACCACAAAATTGGCACAATTTGAAAAAGGCAGAAGCCCAAAGGCTAAATCTTCAGTATAACGAATTGCAAGCGGAAAGTGAAAGGCAAAGAAATATAGAAAATATAAGAGCTCAAATCAATGCACAAAGAAATAATTTGATTAATCAGAAAAATTTGTTGCCCCAACAAATAAATGAGCAGTACAAAATTGCAAAAGAGAATTTAATAAAGAGTGTAAAATTGAATCACACCTATGGAAAATCGTACTTTTATCTTGCGGCACTAGCGGCAGACCCAATAAGAGTTGATGAGCTCAAAAACTTACTCAAATCAGACCCAGAAAGCGTTTTAAACCAAAGAGCAGATGAGTATCAAAAATTAATCCCAGAAAAGTTTAAGTACGCTTACTATTCAAAATTGGCAGGTTATATCAAAAATAATCCGGATTTCTTAAATCAAGTCGATGTTGCAACCATTCAAGCTATTATAGATTCCATAAGCTTGTATGAACTATCACTTCAAACATTTACAGAAAGAAATACTTTTAGATCTCTTGCAATGAGATATAACTCTTTGTATAGTTTAAATAACTTTGCCCTTGGAAAAATCAACGATAGTGAGTTAGAAAAATTACTAAGTTCTTACTCAAAAGAATTTTTCAACAAATATGGCACCTGGGTTAGAAAAACAGTAGACATCATGCCAGGTGGATGGAACAGATTCCCAGATTGGAAAAACATTGATATAGAGCTTGCAACAATGTATGGTCAGGATATATACAGATTCTTCGCGGTTCTCACTGCTCAAACTTTGAATCCTATCAACGTAGAATCAAGAGAATTGTTAGTAGATCTTGCCATGAGAGAAATAGAAGCGTGTAAGTATATGGAATTGAAAGGTGTATGGGGAGTTCCAGATGGGGTATTCGATTACCTACATGAACTTGCTCATGAATACCAAACAGTTGGGGAGTATCAAGAAAGTGTCTATACATACAATCAGTTAGTAGATTGGTATAAAGAAAGTTACGAGTATATATCTAAGAAACTTTCAAATACCTCCTATTGGGAAAAGACGTTTAACGACTTTATCGAAAATAGTAAAAACGAACTTGACAAAATACTTGCTGATGATGAAAAAGGATACCTCTCAAATAGCTTAACACCGATCTTTGTCAATCTGTTGAATAGTGCTTATAAGGAATTTACATCCATTGATTTTACCAACATTGAAAAAGATTTCATTGAGGCATTATCAAAGAATCCTTCAGCATATTGGCCTGGAATAGCAAAAAAAAGCGCTTGGAAAACTATTACACAAGCAAAGATGGACGACTTTTCAAATCAAATAAGTGCATTATCGTTCTCAGAAGAAGCAAGACAAGAAATTCAGATTTTGATGAATAACGTTGTCAATTTCTCTGGAGGACTTTTGTATGAAAGATATAAACGCTTTGTTGCTCACTATGACATGGTGAAATCGGAATTTCTAAATACAGTCAATGGATTGCTCGAAAAATACAATAAGGCAAGCGAAAAAGAGATAATTTCAGATTGGGGAGAGATAGCATTCAATTCACCAAAGTATGAAAAGAAAGAGGATGTAATTAAATACCTAGAAGATATTTTAGCAAAGTACAAATAA
- a CDS encoding UvrD-helicase domain-containing protein: protein MQNLGKSVADIVRENPNCNYFISASAGTGKTYTLTNYYMGILEYYEKENNPDIVDGILAVTFTNKAANEMKERIMNKVREKITSSSVSNLAYWKRVYSNMSRAVISTIDSFCRRVLIEQNIYAGVDPNFTIINDLKQLKIIDSASRQAMEIAFKVYEDLEIPLSPMLSSERRKRIEGYIKELKEIKDSIIDLFELVGDVWRVKGFVEDIVTNWRLELRQSNVSKLLLDVMKKAGNSFRVLRLISLIASELYEAETIDNFEYDFKGVLEKTIEVLNNNEEVRKYYQERFKYIIVDEFQDTNELQRMIFDFIHTDKNYIFYVGDRKQSIYRFRGADVSVFVKTMDEFEKRAKISPDKYRILSLQTNYRSHEFLVDYFNKVSRDSIFRNEIYDMLSNLNGFNSNKPISEISDDEAKLYLHEAFRLRYRDLYDKLWFLDEDISNAHIKKLESEVIPQIDFLNESISRVSYLSIVSLDEKVSPEDEANLVAMAIKNLVGKEITIFDKEKNDYVTRKVEYKDIAILSYKLAGIESIYRETFGKFNIPLYVVKGRGFYKRPEIRAVISALSVIQNPNNDYNFVEFFLTPFVESTDFSPSFDKFKILHKIVLNARKLRENGERISFFQSAKKLGKEDLPDYVSEMIELVQKYDELKYFLRPAEVLKGFINESYYLAKLSKFPNSVQRLKNVKKLLDQATEFNQQASTFSELIRLLSKVEELQETEASEVSEEDNVVKMMTVHASKGLEYNIVFLVNNNFNEMESDEVFFPSDDNGGRYIHIKRFIENYKDKFNINKDEYKKLKGELEAELIYDETEILRKIYVAITRAKEMLFVVTYNTNSSRGKRGKTAGQYLAHNEFKTITIDKKQIDEMVKSLSISEFSGEENKKLLDEEKIRKQIEDFSNIGYKRYISPTLLYNITDEKSDKELVNELEVDFEENMPLFEGQEKQDILKIFEKNQEKQKRSKSEVSLLLSSLLETSREVIEGKNIHRRLMSVQRYPDLLNLVERGELPEKILKADVIKYLFENSDKVISEWRIAKSVVIDGKKYTLFGVPDRVFFKDGKIYVVDFKSSYLKDGSEEVEKYKFQLQFYMYMLKDFGEIAGGYLVGARSGFVIRVERPGDDFIELLAKLIRNLEVI from the coding sequence ATGCAAAATCTTGGAAAGTCCGTTGCAGATATAGTTAGAGAAAATCCAAATTGCAATTATTTCATCTCAGCATCTGCTGGGACAGGTAAAACTTACACTTTGACGAACTATTACATGGGGATTTTGGAATACTACGAAAAGGAGAATAATCCAGATATAGTCGATGGTATTTTGGCAGTGACGTTTACTAACAAAGCCGCAAACGAAATGAAAGAAAGGATAATGAATAAAGTCAGAGAAAAGATTACATCTTCATCAGTCAGTAACTTGGCTTATTGGAAACGTGTTTATTCCAATATGTCCAGAGCGGTTATCTCAACAATCGACAGTTTTTGCAGAAGAGTGTTGATTGAGCAAAATATCTACGCTGGTGTCGACCCGAATTTTACAATTATCAACGATTTAAAACAATTGAAAATCATCGATAGCGCCTCACGGCAGGCTATGGAAATCGCTTTTAAGGTGTACGAAGATTTGGAAATTCCGCTCTCCCCAATGCTTTCAAGCGAAAGAAGGAAAAGAATAGAAGGATATATAAAAGAATTGAAAGAAATAAAGGATTCCATTATCGACCTTTTTGAATTAGTTGGAGATGTTTGGAGAGTGAAAGGTTTTGTTGAGGATATAGTTACAAACTGGAGGCTTGAGCTTAGACAGTCCAACGTTAGTAAATTACTACTGGATGTGATGAAAAAAGCAGGTAATTCTTTTAGAGTTTTGAGGCTCATTAGTTTAATTGCCTCAGAGCTTTACGAAGCAGAGACAATTGATAACTTTGAATACGATTTCAAAGGCGTACTGGAAAAGACTATCGAAGTTTTGAATAATAATGAAGAAGTTAGAAAATATTATCAAGAGAGGTTCAAATATATCATAGTTGATGAGTTCCAAGACACAAATGAACTCCAGCGCATGATATTTGATTTTATCCACACGGACAAAAATTACATATTCTATGTCGGAGATAGGAAACAGTCGATATACAGATTCAGGGGCGCTGATGTTTCTGTTTTTGTAAAGACGATGGATGAATTTGAGAAAAGGGCAAAGATTTCACCTGATAAATACAGGATACTTTCGCTCCAAACTAATTACAGATCGCATGAATTTCTCGTTGATTATTTTAACAAAGTTTCGAGGGATTCTATATTTAGAAATGAAATCTACGATATGCTTTCTAATTTAAATGGTTTTAATTCTAATAAGCCGATATCTGAAATATCCGATGATGAAGCAAAACTTTATCTGCACGAAGCTTTTAGGTTGCGCTATCGGGACTTGTACGATAAACTTTGGTTCTTAGATGAAGACATTTCAAATGCACATATTAAAAAGTTAGAAAGTGAAGTTATTCCACAGATTGATTTTCTCAACGAGAGCATAAGTAGGGTTTCCTACTTAAGTATAGTATCACTCGATGAAAAAGTTTCTCCCGAAGACGAGGCAAATTTGGTTGCAATGGCTATTAAAAATTTAGTTGGCAAGGAGATTACTATTTTCGATAAAGAGAAGAATGATTACGTAACAAGAAAAGTGGAGTACAAAGACATAGCTATCTTAAGTTACAAATTAGCGGGTATTGAATCGATATACAGAGAAACTTTTGGTAAATTCAATATCCCACTTTATGTTGTAAAAGGGCGAGGATTTTACAAACGCCCTGAAATAAGAGCAGTTATTTCCGCGCTTTCCGTGATTCAAAATCCTAACAATGACTATAACTTCGTTGAATTTTTCCTTACGCCTTTTGTCGAATCAACAGATTTCTCACCATCTTTCGACAAATTCAAAATATTGCACAAAATAGTTTTAAACGCAAGAAAATTAAGGGAAAACGGTGAGAGAATATCATTCTTCCAATCAGCTAAAAAACTTGGCAAAGAAGATTTGCCAGACTACGTTTCCGAAATGATCGAACTTGTGCAAAAGTACGATGAATTGAAATACTTTTTAAGACCAGCCGAGGTTTTGAAAGGATTCATCAACGAGAGTTATTACTTAGCTAAACTTTCGAAATTTCCAAACAGTGTCCAAAGATTGAAAAACGTTAAGAAATTGCTTGACCAAGCTACGGAATTTAACCAACAGGCGTCGACATTCTCCGAGCTAATAAGATTGCTTTCAAAAGTGGAGGAATTACAAGAGACCGAGGCTTCCGAAGTTTCCGAAGAAGACAACGTCGTTAAGATGATGACAGTGCATGCTTCAAAAGGACTTGAGTACAACATAGTTTTCCTTGTTAACAATAATTTTAATGAGATGGAATCTGATGAGGTATTCTTCCCATCGGATGACAATGGAGGAAGGTATATTCATATCAAAAGGTTCATAGAGAATTATAAGGATAAGTTTAATATAAACAAGGATGAGTATAAGAAATTAAAGGGAGAATTGGAAGCAGAGTTAATATACGATGAGACTGAGATACTGCGAAAGATATACGTGGCTATAACCAGGGCAAAAGAGATGTTATTTGTGGTAACGTACAATACTAATAGCTCTAGGGGGAAAAGAGGAAAAACTGCTGGACAATACCTTGCACATAATGAGTTTAAAACTATTACAATAGACAAAAAGCAAATCGATGAAATGGTAAAATCGCTGAGTATTTCTGAATTTTCAGGGGAAGAGAATAAAAAATTGCTAGACGAGGAAAAGATAAGAAAACAGATAGAAGATTTTTCGAATATTGGGTACAAAAGGTACATATCACCAACTCTTTTGTACAACATTACAGATGAGAAGAGTGATAAAGAGTTGGTTAACGAACTAGAGGTCGATTTTGAAGAAAATATGCCTCTTTTCGAAGGTCAAGAAAAACAAGATATATTAAAAATTTTCGAAAAAAATCAAGAAAAACAAAAGAGAAGTAAAAGTGAGGTAAGTCTACTTCTATCTTCGTTACTTGAAACCTCGAGGGAAGTTATCGAAGGGAAGAATATACATAGAAGGTTGATGAGTGTTCAAAGATATCCAGATTTGTTGAATCTTGTCGAAAGAGGAGAGTTGCCCGAGAAGATATTGAAAGCGGATGTAATCAAATATCTATTTGAAAACAGTGATAAGGTTATTTCCGAATGGAGAATCGCAAAATCGGTGGTTATAGATGGTAAGAAATATACACTCTTTGGTGTGCCAGATAGGGTGTTTTTCAAAGATGGAAAGATATACGTTGTTGATTTTAAATCATCGTATCTAAAGGATGGTTCTGAAGAAGTTGAGAAGTACAAATTCCAGCTCCAATTTTATATGTACATGCTTAAAGATTTCGGAGAAATTGCTGGAGGGTATTTAGTCGGCGCAAGAAGTGGGTTCGTTATTAGAGTTGAAAGACCTGGCGATGATTTCATTGAATTACTGGCAAAGCTGATAAGAAATTTAGAGGTGATATAG
- a CDS encoding glycosyltransferase family 4 protein yields MFSPILMIVSLIISALTVPIFGKIAYKYNIVDKPDDGLKEYERITPYLGGLAIYLAVIVSTPFEIITKFSLTLLTIIGLIDDVKKIKLSLKLAVELFVALILTYKYVGFNWFFPLYIFLVVILINSVKMMDEMDGVCASVSIISAIGLSILVSSRYDGMLLSALIGAVFGYFIYNFPPARISMGSSGGYFVGGVLSIGLLSTMRHGSSNIPYLISAFIFISLFYFNFLSGLSRSTLNKKPIYLYNKIYEKFNDKRKTLYTVVSIQLLVFLLGYFSKTNVIASISALIILLVIYFALGKFLNVFKY; encoded by the coding sequence ATGTTTTCTCCTATTTTGATGATTGTTTCGCTAATTATTTCTGCTTTAACAGTGCCAATATTTGGTAAGATTGCGTATAAATACAATATTGTTGATAAACCGGACGATGGATTGAAAGAATATGAAAGAATAACACCATACCTTGGTGGGCTTGCTATATATCTTGCTGTTATTGTATCAACACCTTTTGAAATTATAACTAAATTCTCTTTGACTCTGTTAACAATTATTGGTTTAATAGATGATGTTAAGAAAATAAAATTGTCCTTAAAGTTAGCAGTTGAGTTATTCGTAGCTTTAATTCTTACTTATAAATACGTTGGATTCAATTGGTTTTTCCCACTATATATTTTTTTAGTTGTTATTTTAATCAACTCTGTAAAAATGATGGATGAAATGGATGGAGTTTGTGCGAGTGTGTCGATAATTTCTGCAATTGGACTTTCGATTTTGGTTTCATCAAGATACGACGGTATGTTGCTCTCTGCGCTAATAGGCGCTGTCTTTGGTTACTTCATATACAACTTCCCACCGGCGAGGATTTCCATGGGAAGTAGTGGAGGTTATTTCGTTGGAGGAGTACTTTCAATAGGTTTGCTCTCTACTATGAGACACGGCAGTTCTAACATACCTTATTTAATTTCTGCTTTTATCTTTATTTCGCTTTTTTACTTCAACTTTTTATCTGGCCTTTCAAGAAGCACTTTAAATAAGAAACCGATTTATTTATACAACAAGATATACGAAAAATTTAACGATAAAAGGAAAACGCTGTACACGGTTGTATCTATACAACTTTTAGTATTCTTACTTGGATATTTTTCCAAAACAAACGTAATTGCGAGTATTTCGGCTTTAATTATACTTTTAGTAATTTACTTTGCATTGGGTAAATTTCTAAATGTTTTCAAATACTAA